A window of the Trichoplusia ni isolate ovarian cell line Hi5 chromosome 4, tn1, whole genome shotgun sequence genome harbors these coding sequences:
- the LOC113492870 gene encoding HIG1 domain family member 1A, mitochondrial-like translates to MAQEKPVFDYHEESQSEKLARKTKESPFMILGIAGCLGSVAYGAYAYKNRGAMSTSVFLMQFRVIAQGTAVGALCAGMAYTLYNNHFNKPKENLAILPKPNEH, encoded by the exons ATGGCCCAGGAAAAACCAGTATTCGACTACCATGAGGAGAGCCAGAGCGAGAAGCTGGCGCGGAAAACTAAGGAATCTCCCTTCATGATTTTAG GTATCGCGGGATGTCTGGGTTCCGTCGCCTACGGCGCGTACGCGTACAAGAACCGCGGCGCAATGAGCACCAGCGTATTCCTCATGCAGTTCCGTGTGATCGCGCAGGGCACCGCGGTGGGCGCGCTGTGCGCCGGCATGGCCTACACGCTCTACAACAACCACTTCAACAAACCCAAAGAAAACCTCGCTATACTGCCGAAACCGAACGAGCATTAA
- the LOC113492865 gene encoding serine/threonine-protein phosphatase 2A activator-like: METNTATGDGSRKNENIPPPLPPNHRFLEPEKAVKSITDMAIWEKSEAYMEYTGFIATINQAIMAKPLTVDCKISENVRRLVVMLEKIEQLMDLFPPVDQPQRFGNVAFRDWLERVRANSTLFLQEALNPGIHLAIPEVKVYLEESFGNATRIDYGTGHEMAFVMFLCCLFKVGNLIPEDNVATVFLVFNKYLSIVRRLQKTYRMEPAGSHGVWSLDDYQFIPFIWGSSQLVDQPRIYPPAKFLEDDIIEKYHTEYMFISCIKYIKEVKKGPFAEHSNQLWSISAVGSWSKINQGLIKMYKKEVLSKFPVVQHVMFGSLLPIRRFPINH, encoded by the coding sequence ATGGAGACAAATACTGCAACTGGTGATGGATCAcgcaaaaatgaaaatatcccACCACCATTGCCACCCAATCACAGGTTCTTGGAACCTGAAAAAGCGGTTAAATCAATCACAGACATGGCTATTTGGGAGAAGTCAGAGGCTTACATGGAGTACACTGGCTTCATAGCTACCATCAATCAAGCAATCATGGCCAAGCCACTCACAGTTGACTGCAAAATTTCAGAAAATGTTAGAAGACTGGTTGTAATGCTTGAAAAAATTGAACAACTGATGGATCTCTTTCCGCCTGTTGACCAACCTCAGAGATTTGGTAATGTAGCCTTCAGGGACTGGCTGGAAAGGGTCAGGGCTAACAGTACCCTCTTCCTTCAGGAGGCTCTGAATCCTGGCATACACTTAGCCATCCCCGAAGTTAAAGTTTACTTGGAAGAGAGTTTTGGTAATGCCACAAGGATTGACTATGGCACTGGTCATGAAATGGCCTTTGTCATGtttctttgttgtttatttaaagttggtAATTTAATACCAGAAGATAATGTAGCCACTGTATTTCTGgtattcaataaatatcttTCAATAGTAAGGCGGTTGCAGAAAACATATAGAATGGAGCCTGCCGGCAGTCATGGAGTGTGGAGTTTGGATGATTACCAGTTTATACCCTTCATATGGGGAAGCTCACAGTTGGTAGATCAACCAAGGATATATCCGCCTGCTAAATTCTTAGAGGATGATATTATAGAGAAATACCACACTGAGTACATGTTTATATCTTGcatcaaatatattaaagaagtcAAGAAAGGTCCTTTTGCCGAGCATTCCAATCAGTTGTGGAGCATCAGTGCTGTAGGCTCATGGTCAAAAATCAATCAAGGcctaattaaaatgtacaaaaaggAAGTGTTGTCAAAGTTTCCAGTGGTCCAGCATGTAATGTTTGGTTCCCTTCTGCCTATAAGAAGGTTCCCCATCAATCACTAA
- the LOC113492868 gene encoding beta carbonic anhydrase 1, which produces MEKILRGVMRYRVLDRASMVKQFQEVKNNPTPKAVFYTCMDSRMIPTRFTETDVGDMFVVRNAGNVVPHSQFFYDEMTSCEPAALELGCIVNDIRHIIVCGHSDCKAMNLLYKLKSKEESSIEQRRLSPLKSWLCNHAYTSLDKFIDMKGDFTKPMVFMGETPQRKFVAYIDPDNKFCIEDKLSQVNTLQQLQNVASYGMLKKRLEKHDLHIHALWFDIYTGDIYYFSRRAKRFVIIDESSYESILAEVRRYYS; this is translated from the exons atggAGAAAATATTAAGAGGCGTTATGAGATACCGTGTATTAGACCGTGCAAGTATGGTGAAACAGTTTCAAGAAGTAAAAAACAACCCTACG cCGAAAGCAGTATTTTACACTTGCATGGACAGCAGAATGATACCAACAAGATTTACTGAAACTGATGTTGGCGATATGTTTGTCG TTAGAAATGCTGGAAATGTGGTACCTCACTCGCAATTTTTCTATGATGAGATGACCAGCTGTGAGCCAGCTGCCTTAGAGCTTGGTTGTATTGTAAACGATATAAGACACATTATTGTTTGTGGACACAGTGACTGTAAAGCTATGAATCtgttgtacaaattaaaaagcaaagagGAGTCCTCGATA GAACAAAGAAGGCTATCTCCTCTAAAGTCGTGGCTATGCAATCATGCGTATACTAGCTTGGATAAATTTATCGATATGAAAGGCGACTTTACCAAGCCCATGGTTTTCATGGGTGAAACTCCGCAACGGAAATTTGTAGCGTACATCGATCCtgataataaattttgtatagaaGATAAATTGTCGCAG GTAAATACTCTTCAGCAGCTGCAAAACGTGGCGTCCTACGGTATGTTGAAGAAGCGCCTAGAGAAGCACGATCTGCACATCCACGCCTTGTGGTTTGATATTTACACGGGCGATATCTACTACTTCAGCAGGCGTGCCAAGCGGTTCGTCATCATTGATGAGTCTTCTTATGAGTCCATTCTCGCTGAAGTCAGAAGATACTATtcctaa
- the LOC113492871 gene encoding HIG1 domain family member 1A, mitochondrial-like: MSNRPAFDYRDESQAERFARKSKDSPFMIIGLIGLIGVCGFGAYKYKTRGKMSTSVFLMQLRVAAQGTVVSALTIGLAYTLVKERLLKDDKKE, from the exons ATGTCTAACCGGCCAGCGTTCGATTACAGAGATGAATCTCAAGCAGAAAGGTTTGCAAGGAAGTCCAAAGACTCACCATTTATGATCATAG GTCTCATTGGATTAATTGGTGTCTGTGGCTTTGGAgcatacaaatacaaaactaGAGGCAAAATGAGCACAAGTGTGTTCCTAATGCAGTTGCGAGTAGCTGCACAAGGCACAGTAGTGTCAGCCCTAACAATAGGACTAGCATACACGCTAGTGAAGGAGCGTCTACTCAAGGATGATAAAAaggaatga